Below is a window of Epinephelus fuscoguttatus linkage group LG12, E.fuscoguttatus.final_Chr_v1 DNA.
TAACAGAAAGTCAAAACTTAcctttgctctcttcaaagccagactccattcacaaaaacagtgattttatctcactgaatacaggagctgctgatctaccactGCCTGAATCGGTAGTTTGTTTGCATAATTgtttgactttggtgaatccgaaataaccctttaaaacaccaagtTACACAATAACGCAAACAAACTAACCGAtcgaagcagcagtagaccagcagctcctgtgttcagtgacgttaaattagtgtttttgtcaatggagtctggcattacagagagcatagataagtttcccTTTCCTTTGAGTTCTCTGCCAGAAAGAGACGTCTCTTTAGGAAGTCCTGAGcacatgactggataaatgagacttggattatactgcacatgtttaaacatgactttttggattctttgttcaccagaggcatgtgagaaaaacaaatcttGGGTATGAAACTTAagtagaggtgtgtgtgtgtgtgtgtgtgtggactggtGTGACAAAGTGTTGGAAATGTACGTAACTAGGGAGACTACaaccactaaaaaaaaaaaaatcaaaataatgatCTCACCTGTTTGAGAAGACATCGTAGATACCAACTTTACCATCGTCAGTTCCAAAAGACAAGGCTCCTTCTTTTTGTGGGTGCCACGccagctgcaggaaaaaaaaaagtttcttaaTACACTTAATCTTATCTTGGAGTCATCTAAGACATTCTGAAATGAGTAACGGCTGTCGATAATGGAAGACACTTGATGCAAAACAAACCACTGAAGTCTAACTTAATCATATTAATCCTCTCCGCGAAACAGGTGTGTCGGGTTGATATTAGCTCTTCATTAGATGCCTGATATCATTCAGCTTTGTCATCAACCTCAGACATGATGAGAGTTTGAAGATCACAGTGAAAAATTAAAGGATGTTTAAAACCGATAAATTAAAGTCTGAATCACAGCAAGTTTACAAATGTCCCTTTTGAATTCTACGGCTGCGAGCGGCTGATAGGAGTGTGTCTGCTCTTATCAGCAGCCCAGTGGAGCATTTTTTTCATAAGTAGATATTTAGATAGTAGAAAAAATGtcactgttttatttctttttgtcactgcTCTTACAGCAATATATAACAGAAGATTCCAGACCCTAGCGTACAGATTATGTGACATACAGCTACTAATTCTGCATCGTACAGGCAGCTAATATTCTCAGTATCTTCTCTGTATCTTCTGTTTTATCaactacaaataaaaatattacaccaaaatAATTAGACTAAATGTGTGGTTACATCCTGTACAACAAccctgataaaaaaataaataaaacatgggTAAGGCTTTAAACTAAAACTTTAACCAAACATCTTACCGCTGTGACCTTGGACTTGATTCCCTGCCAGAAGGACCTGGTGTCATATTGGTTCTGGGTGGTGAGTGTGTTCCACACTCGGATCATGTTGTCACCAACGCCCAGAGCCAAACACCCCACGCCCACAGGGGAGAAGGTCAGGGCGTAGACAAAACCGCCCAGAGTGGGCAGAGTCCAGCAGCAGTCCATAGAGGCCAGGTCCCAGCATTTAATCTGGAAAATAAAAAGGCTAGTCAGGGCTCTTCACAAATACAGCACTCCTCCAATAAGTCAGCTAACAAAGTCCTCCCTGCACCAAGATGAACCTGCTTTCAATCAATCTATCCGAGTCCCAAAAATCTCTGAACACAAGGTAACCGAAACTCCAATAAACTAGTTTTTCCTAAAGCAAAAGAAAAGTTTGTCACGTGCAGGACCAAAGAAGGCGACCCACCTCTCTGTCCATGGAGGTGCTGATGAGCAGCTCTCTGTCGTCCTGCAGGTGAACTGAACTTGTGTTGAAGATGATCCTGTTGTGGTTCTGACCCTCTGACGATGTCCCAAACAGAGTCCACCTCTGCTTTCCTGACCTGGTCAAGTCCCACATCACCAGCTCACCACTGgggatgcgcacacacacacacacacacacacacacagaagtatgTCAAGCATGCTTATACTAATTGAAGCATTTGAGGAAAAATAGTGTCTCTGTAGAGTATGGATGTTTTTGTCTATCGCTTGGTCCTTTTTACTGCACTATGAGTGAGTTTGTTGTCCCTAGATTAGTAGGCAATGATACATATTAATTTCTGTGCACAGCAAATTAAGAGATCCCAGTTTTAAAGTCTCTGCAATGTGATTactgaaaataactaaaaccaGAAGCTGCTGTCAAGGCTGGAAAGTCATTAATTACAGGTGTCATAAGACGTGTGTGCACCTGAAGCAGCTGGACACAAGTTGTGTCGGCCGTCCCTTCGGCCAGTGGACGTGGAGCCACAGTCTCTCTTTGACCCCGGGGTCGACTGCAGAGCCTCTTTTCTTCAGATACGGCAGCTTCAGGGTCATCACACCTGCAGGGGGCCGGAGATGAGAGGATAACACAAGTTCATCGAGTTCTATCTCTCTTCAAGGACATCAGCAGCGTGAGTTCTCTACTCTTTTTAATTTGTATGATTCTATTTTATTAAGATCTTTTAAGCCTTTTTCATCTCCAGTTTTACCAGTGGTcttattttgaattattttgaaatttgaattAAATAGAAATTTGAGCCTAAAACACATTCAGAAGCCAGAATTCTTTTTCCTTTACACTGACAGGATGAAAAATCAAtgtagttttttcttttcttttttatcataAATGAATAATTCGATACACTTCCAATATGTTACGGAGCCTCTTAACACACTACAGATACCATACAATGGCTTTTTCACTGTGGCACATAATCAGGAAGAAATAATGAACAAGCACAAAACTCTGGCTATTTGCAGCTTCAAACCAAACATCTATCTTAAAACAATGATGCTGGTCGAACCTCAGCTGAAGCTTTTACCTTTTCCTCTCGCTGAGCTCCAGATCCTTATCGTCTGGTCTTTGCTTCCAGATGCCAGATAGCCTCCCTTCTCATCTCCTGCAGACACTCCACTGATTGCTATATCATGGAAAAAATAATACACGTGCACTTTTTACATCACAAGCCACTACAACATTTTTTCCTGTCAAATATGTGGTTCTTTGTACAGGATTTCCAAACACAGCAGATATTGCAGTGAAAAATGTTGCTTGCACAAAACCaaggtatgttttttttaaatgactgcaCACTGCTACCTTCACTGTCCTCAGGTCTGCTGTAGAGTGCATCCTCGCTGGCCAGCGGTGACCACGCCAGCGAGTGGATCTCGTCGTCGTGCCCACGGAGACGATGCATCACCTCGCCTTTCTTACTCACATCAATTAGCACAATCATCCCGTCTTTGTACCTAAGACAGAATAATCACAGCACTGTCACAACTACTGAGATTTACATTTAATCTGACTAAACTTTAGAAAATACTTTCTACTTTCACCATATATGTTTTATGGATTCGagaattttcttctttttttgcaaTTTAGGGCTTCAGAGTTTGGACTCTTCTTACCCCACAGCCACAGAGCTCCAGCTGTGAGGAGAGCACGTGAGGCAGAAGATGGTCCTGGGCTCCGGGAAGAAGCTGGTGGTGTCTCCTGTGTTGAACCAGTGACAGACCACAATGCCCTTCTCATCCCCCGACACCACCAGGTTTTTATCCACTGGAGACCAGTGCACCGCTGCGACGGGGCTCTGTGTGAGAGGGAAAAATGACTGTAGTGACATCCTCTTTATGCTGTGTGCCAAATTGACTTTACCCGTCAGGCTCCAATGGAAAGTTTTAGTTTCTTATGAGAGTCAAACTGCTTTTTCCAGGGCTTTTATACCTTCACAGGGAATCAAATGGAAGCAAACATTTTTAGCATGGAAATTTTAACATCTACAAACACCCTAATAATGTCCACCTAATGTTCGTAACATAGTCTGAGAACATTGTTGTACTGGCTGAACATTAACTGAAAGAGGACATGATTAAttatcaagacaaaaaaaagagatgaaagTACTCTTTTGCCTCACTGAATTGATTTGCAGTATATCTGGTTGTTTTAGGCTTCATTCAGGTTACACCAACTATCTGcttagacagaaattcagacCTATCAGGGGCCTTAATCTGTTCTCAAAGAGGGTAGCCTAACCATCCTGTCAGTGTGTGGCTTTTATTCTTCAGATCAAACCTTCCTAACCTTGACAACTGTTATAAAAATGCCCTCAAGAGAGCCACTGAATCATTTTAGAGGAGAGGCTTGGGAGCCAACTGTAGAAATCATCGCTGTTTGTCCCCCTGCGCAGTAAAAActgtcctccacattctgtTCAGCTTTCTCTCTCCAGACTGGGTCAGGATCCCACTCTCGCCATGACAGAATATAAATGTGAAACCAAAATGTGTGACAGTGTAGCTGACAGGATTATCTATCTGCTTCATCAGttctaaaaaaaatctgagaatGCTGCCTTCTGCTGCTGGTGCAGGGCTGACTGCAGCCTGCAGGGAGCGCTAGAGCATCAGGAAAATGTGCTGTTTCAGGTGCAATGACTCAACACAACAGGAAAGTTGACTCTCACCTGGTGAGCTGCATGCTCCCTTAGAAGAACCTTATTGTCTGAATCCCAGAAGCGAACACTCCCATCAGTGGAGGAGCTGACACAGACATGACTCTGCCCTGCATGCTGGCAGAAGGAAAAGCCTGACACCAAGTCTCTGTGGCCGACAAGCTCACCTGCAAAACACAGAGCGTTGGGTATGAGAGTCTTATCATGAAGAAAAGATAGAAAAGGCCACAAAATACCAAAACTGAGAAAGAAGACTGTGATGCCTCTGCTTGGGCAAATAGCAAGAAGAAGTTTGGGAAGATGGTTTGAGATCTGAATTACACAGCCaaactagatagatagatagacagatagatagatagatagatagatagatagatagatagaaacaaataattgagaaaataacGGCAGTCCTAGCTGCATCTAATGAGTGCTTCCATTATCGATCCAAAGTCTGacaaaataaccctgatgatgtcattgccATGTCATCAGGGTTAGTTAGGTTTGAGATTTTGACTTCAAATTTATAACAGAAAACCTGCCTTACAAAAGATGCTATGGAGCTGCATTATGGGAGTTGTAggattcagtgtttttggagGGTCATTCATAAAAGCCAAGATGAACTTGACTTGAACTTCAACTCTGCTTTGATTTGAGCACTGTTTTAAAATCTGTCTGTCGCAGATCCCCACACTTAATGAAAGTACAATACTAAATCACTGGTATATGTGttttattgattaattaattcCTCTAAAAATAGGGAGAAAAGCCTGTCAATATTCCCCAGTGTCCAAGATGATGTCTTTAAATTCCccgttttgtctgaccaacagccTAAAATCTCAAGCTATCCTGTCTTTTGTGAAGCTGAGACGAGCAAATATTTTTGGTTGATAAATTACTTGAAAAATTAATCAATTACCAAATTGTAATatcaattaatctgctgatCACTTCATGAAGTGCTCAGTAAATCAGTTCAATAAAGAGTGTTACTTTAACATGTATAGATCCACGTCAGATATACTTGTTGGGCTTTTCTGTGATTAACTAACTGCTTAATCAACTAATAATGTCAGCACTAGACTGCTCATGTTACCAGTCCAGCTAGATTATCAGATATCTGTTTCTCTTTCAGTGCACAGCTCCAGGAGCTGCAATCATCACACCTGAGGTGATCTCATCACCTTCATTTAGACAAAAACATGCGTGTGACATACGATGCAGTCTTCCAGAGGCTGAAGGATAAGCATCAGAGTGAcccctgtgtgtatgtgatgacAGCGGACTCACCTACGACCCTGCAGGAGGATGCAGACACATCAATCAAATAGATGGTGTTTTTGGCTCCGACGCCCAGCAAACCGCTGCTGTTGACGTCACTGCAGCGGGAGCAGTACCAGTTGGGAGAGGCGGGGAGCGACCTCTCGTGCATGGCGCCTCGGACTGTTTAAAGTTTACAAATTATCTAATAAAGTCTAACAAAGCACAAACAAACTTCTCACATGTTACCTGCACTGTCGTAGCGACTACACTACCGGCCGTACGGCTAGCGTGGTGTCGTAAATCCTGCCGGTACCGAGTACGGAATCTTAAATGGGTCAAACTATGTCGAGTTTGCTTTCTCAAAATGCAATTGCGCTTTTTTaccattaattttattttattttttacaaaactgCTAAGCCGACTTAAAATAGTAATGCTTTGCTAAAAAAGGTCGTATAAGCAGTCAAGACGACAAATGTCGCTGTTAACACTGTAAACATTACTACCGTAAAGCGAACACGGTAGCGTCGTaaaaaagcaacatggcggCTGCAATGACAGGACGTGGTGAGAGATTCGCAGCCTAATTTTCCACAAATTACCCATGTTACTACATTTATTGTGTCTGCTGACGATATTTTAACCTTGTCGTATTTGTTTTCAGGTATGGCTTTTATTAGGAATATATCCGGAGTGTTACACTCAAGGTACGTACATCGACATTAGTGTAGCATCATGGCTAACGTTACCTAGCTATCACAGTCTCTGCAGAAGGACAAATGTCTGTGGACTGCTTTAACGGGCTAATCAATCACATCACCGTGAAAACCACCTAGCGTTAATTGAAATTCAAAGTAAATAATTTTGGCAAGTGACGCTATGAAATACAGAACCTCAGTGTGACTTTGCTGTAAATGTCAGTTTCTGACTGTTTTTGTCTGAGACATGTCACGCAGGCAGAATAATGTATGTCTATGTAACTAGTGACTATTTTTCTTACCCATGTAATGCTAACTTTCTTTATCCTCCTGACTGTAACGTCAAAACATGCATTTATTAATCATTACAGAGGATTCAACTTCAATATCAGAAAGGTTGCTGTGGCCATTCtctctaaaaacattttaacctACCTTAATGACCACAgtcactgttttttgtttcttttcttttcttataaCGCTCAGTTCACAGTGTCAGTAGCATTACGCATATACATATGTCAGTGTAACCTGCCACATTACAAACAAACTTTACTGTATTACAATATATGTTCATAACCAAAGTAAGCCGCACTGATGCCAGTCTTATTTGAGGTTCAGATTTTTAGTCCACTAGATAAAGTTtgctgtaataataataatgacctAAGTAAGATAACCAGACTGAAAACCTTATTTAATCAGTTAAAatagatgttgacaaagttttccttaaGGTGCATAATTTGCAGCAAAAAAGATAATATCTCACAACATATTGCGCTATAtgttatcgcaatactcagcgtAACGCCAAACATTAAGGTTAACAATAATTTCGTGTGATATCATAGGGCCTCTGGTGTTTCCCACCGTAGAGATATTTTTTGTGGAGACAGGAGGCAAAATTTCGAGTCTTCATTGCAAAgggggaaaaatgtttttgaagtaaaatgttttgatgGACTGACACTTGTAGCATAGCCAGAGGGCAGAACTTATAGTCAATATATGAGCAGGTTGAGATAAGTCGCATGTGATTGTACCTGTTGTACAGTACTTCAGCTGATGGGAGGGGAGGACTGTTATTTTGGATGAGCTGATGAAAGTGTGCCAcaatttttgtgtgtttggtgtcTGTGCTGGTACGACACACATATAATTAAATATCCTTTTCCACTTTCTGAAATGTCTCCCCAGGTTACAGGTTCTGGGTGTCAGTCCTCAGCAGCTCTCATGTCTCCACACCAGCTCTTCGCTGGAAGCAAAGAACTGGGAGAGAAAGAACAAGAAGATGTATCCACCTCAGCTACCAGATGAACCTCGCAGACCAGCAGTAAGTCTTTCTGTCTATGGAGTGCAGAGTGAAAGGATGGCGTGGTCTGGTGTCACTTGAAGGAAATAGGTGGATAAAAGGACATAACAATTTCAGAGTGTAGAACTTAGGCATTACTTTGGATTGCTATCCACAAAGTCATGTACCTGCGTATGTGTATATGTTCCATATCCCTTAAAGGGTGCAGAAGTTGTCTGTTGTCTAAaacctttgtgtttttcttcctcttcaggAGATCCACCACAGCAGAAGGCAAATTAAATACAGCAAAGACAAGATGTGGTACCTGGCCAAAATGGTGAGACCCACAGCAGGAAATTTCTTTATCAATATCATATCTTCAAGCAAAGTCAAGTAATCATATCTGTGCACTTTAGTAAGTCAGCTTGTAACAATCAGTTGTTTCAAACAGGCGTTGACAGAGATGTGTATTGATGACAGTCAGCTAAGAGAATATTTAGAGATTTGGGGTAAATAGCAGGGTGATGAATCTACTCTTGTCAGTTAGCAGAATATTTCATTCTGTGTTCAGGGTTGACTTAAGCATGGAGCTGCAGTGAAAAGAAAGTAACACCTTTCTGTCCTTTGTGGAAACAGTAATTTTGTTCTTTCATCTCACCGTTTGTTCTTCTCACAGATCCGAGGGATGAGCATTGATCAGGCCATTGCACAGCTGGAGTTCAACGACAAGAAAGGGGCAAAGATAATGAAAGAGGTTCGAAGCTGCATGTTCAGTCTTCCTTATgttggcctgtgtgtgtgtgtgtgtgtgtttgataaaATTAGACACAGTAGTCACAAATAAATGTTAATCAAATTCCTTCATGacttaaatgttttcatctctGGCATTGTTGTTGAGTTGTTGTGTATTAATGCATTATTTTGACACCACACCTATGCAATAGATGTGTATTaataaaagtcacatttttgtgtgtttgtttacgcAGGTTCTTGAGGAAGCTCAGGAGATGGCAGTCAGAAATTACAATGTAGAGTACAAATCCAACTTGTATGTAGGTAAGTGTCTGCATCACTGGTGGGTTTTACTGCGTATACAGCTGCATGTTATTAACACAACAAAACTCAGCTGGATGGCTAACACCTGGGCCACTCTGCCTGCGTGTGCAGAGCATGTGCGTCACAGAACCTCTTGCTATTTATTTCGGAGCCCATGTTAGCAGCACAGATTTTCTGTGGCTCTGCTGTAGCTCATCTTAAGTCTCccccatttttttccctgtgacGTGCGTGGTTTGTAGCcaaaaatagacaataaaaatGATCTGTTGATAGTCATATTAACATCAAACCAGCAACATTATACCTTTTATGATAGTTTCACGACAGTCTATATTTGTAGAATATGTCAGagacatgaaaaaacaaaaaaaaaagacatcctcCTTCCAGTCAACACTTCCTCtttcagtttcaaattataagccCTCTAACATTTCTGTAGATAAAAtcccttaaagggaaatttcggtttatttcaacctgtctcctatcgtcctaaattcgcttcaagtgactagtgacataaaaataatagttagcatgttagccattagcctagatacagccggggtgcatagtagcatcagacctgttaaaacgtaagtgaacgggcaaccttcaagtgcaaagttagtccactaaacaagctttttttccacaaagaccgcctcatatcgttaggataaatgtcagagaacatatagaaaacgacatgtaaacgtgttgtcttaccttaccggtgtggtgccatgtttgtttaccatttaactctgctttccaaagcgcggctgaaatacagtatatctcgccagctctagataaagcccagctggatactaacgttactccaggtggaggtgtcttgtcctcggtcacatccagaccttgaaaataaggctgcaaccggtcccattccttgcaacagaggcattcctcttctgtgggcactggggcacagcattcacaggtacaccaccaatctccagagctacgcagccttgcagcagccattcctcctctctcatcctctaacgttcaggc
It encodes the following:
- the mrpl22 gene encoding 39S ribosomal protein L22, mitochondrial; translated protein: MAAAMTGRGMAFIRNISGVLHSRLQVLGVSPQQLSCLHTSSSLEAKNWERKNKKMYPPQLPDEPRRPAEIHHSRRQIKYSKDKMWYLAKMIRGMSIDQAIAQLEFNDKKGAKIMKEVLEEAQEMAVRNYNVEYKSNLYVAESYSGKGRYLKRIRYHGRGMFGIMDKVYCHYFVKLVEGPPPKTEEKTSFDQAKEYVEGLKNRTIIHSL